A single genomic interval of Croceibacter atlanticus HTCC2559 harbors:
- a CDS encoding citrate synthase — protein MSKNATLEYEGKKYEFPVITGTENESAIDIKTLRGVTGGLTTIDPGYKNTGSCESAITFLNGEEGILRYRGYSIEDLAEKASFLETAYLLIFGELPTKEQFEKFHTDIKSHSHVDEDIKKILDGFPKSAHPMGVLSSLTNALIAFNPSSVNVDSEEEMYNAIVKILGKFPVLTAWAYRKRVGKPLDYGDDSLGYVENFLKMMFKKPNGEYNASSTVVEALDKLLILHADHEQNCSTSTVRIVGSSHAGLFASISAGINALWGPLHGGANQAVIEMLEAIKEDGGDTHKFMEKAKDKEDPFRLMGFGHRVYKNFDPRAKIIKKSADDVLGALGIEDPVLDIAKGLEKEALEDSYFVDRKLYPNVDFYSGIIYRALGIPTEMFTAMFALGRLPGWIAQWREMRLRKEPIGRPRQVYIGENHREFKAVNER, from the coding sequence ATGTCCAAGAATGCGACTTTAGAATACGAAGGAAAAAAGTACGAATTCCCAGTAATTACGGGAACAGAAAACGAATCTGCCATAGACATTAAGACCTTAAGAGGTGTTACAGGTGGCTTAACTACAATAGATCCAGGTTACAAAAATACAGGCTCTTGTGAAAGTGCAATTACATTTTTAAATGGTGAAGAAGGAATTCTTCGTTACAGAGGATACTCTATTGAAGATTTAGCTGAAAAAGCAAGTTTTTTAGAAACAGCTTACCTGTTAATTTTTGGAGAACTTCCTACTAAAGAACAATTCGAAAAGTTTCATACAGATATTAAATCTCACTCTCACGTAGATGAGGATATTAAGAAAATATTAGACGGTTTTCCAAAGTCTGCACACCCAATGGGCGTGTTGTCTTCACTTACAAATGCATTAATTGCATTTAATCCATCTTCAGTTAATGTAGATTCTGAAGAGGAAATGTATAACGCAATAGTGAAGATTTTAGGTAAATTTCCAGTACTTACAGCTTGGGCCTACAGAAAACGAGTTGGTAAGCCATTAGATTATGGTGATGACTCTTTAGGGTATGTAGAGAATTTCTTAAAGATGATGTTTAAGAAACCTAATGGAGAATATAATGCGTCTTCTACAGTAGTTGAAGCGTTAGATAAATTATTAATACTACACGCAGATCACGAGCAAAACTGCTCTACATCTACTGTACGTATAGTAGGTTCTTCTCATGCAGGATTATTTGCTTCTATTTCAGCAGGAATTAATGCGCTTTGGGGGCCACTTCACGGTGGTGCTAACCAAGCTGTAATCGAAATGCTTGAGGCTATTAAAGAAGATGGTGGCGATACTCATAAGTTCATGGAGAAAGCTAAAGACAAGGAAGATCCTTTTCGTCTTATGGGCTTTGGGCATAGAGTTTATAAAAACTTCGACCCAAGAGCTAAGATTATCAAGAAATCTGCAGATGATGTATTAGGTGCTTTAGGAATTGAGGATCCTGTATTAGATATAGCTAAAGGTTTAGAAAAAGAAGCTTTAGAAGATAGTTACTTTGTAGACCGTAAATTATATCCTAACGTAGACTTTTACTCTGGTATTATTTACAGAGCATTAGGAATACCTACTGAAATGTTTACTGCAATGTTTGCTTTAGGACGTTTACCAGGTTGGATAGCGCAATGGCGTGAAATGCGTTTGCGTAAAGAGCCAATAGGAAGACCAAGACAGGTATACATTGGTGAAAACCATAGAGAGTTTAAGGCTGTAAATGAGCGTTAA
- the ctlX gene encoding citrulline utilization hydrolase CtlX — protein sequence MSQITNTILMIRPVQFRMNEETAVNNYFQESLDIKNAEINKKAQDEFDAFAEKLRAVGVNVIVEDDKLELDTPDSIFPNNWVSFHKNGDVALYPMFAENRRRERREDIIARLESEGFKINNIVDYTSAEDEALYLEGTGSLLIDRVNEKVYCALSDRADENLVIEFCEDFELFPVIFTANQTVDGERKAIYHTNVMMCLAENFSVICLDTIDDKKERKNVLDHLRKDGKEVIAISEAQMHQFAGNMLQVQGKDAKYLVMSKAAHDSLNADQISKIEAHCQILSSDLTTIETCGGGSARCMMAEVFLPQA from the coding sequence ATGTCACAAATTACCAATACAATATTAATGATTCGTCCTGTTCAATTTAGAATGAATGAGGAAACTGCAGTAAACAATTACTTTCAGGAAAGCTTAGACATTAAGAATGCTGAAATAAATAAAAAAGCTCAAGACGAGTTTGATGCTTTTGCAGAAAAATTAAGAGCTGTAGGTGTAAATGTTATTGTTGAAGATGATAAATTAGAGTTAGATACACCAGATTCAATTTTTCCTAACAATTGGGTGTCATTTCATAAAAACGGAGATGTTGCACTTTACCCAATGTTTGCTGAAAATAGACGTAGAGAACGTCGCGAAGATATTATTGCGCGATTAGAGTCTGAAGGGTTTAAGATTAACAATATTGTAGACTATACTTCTGCAGAAGACGAAGCGCTTTACTTAGAAGGTACAGGAAGCCTATTAATAGATCGTGTTAATGAGAAAGTATACTGTGCTCTTTCAGATAGAGCAGATGAAAATTTAGTAATAGAGTTTTGTGAAGATTTTGAATTATTTCCAGTAATATTTACTGCTAACCAAACTGTAGATGGTGAGCGAAAAGCAATTTACCATACCAACGTAATGATGTGTCTTGCTGAAAACTTTTCAGTAATATGTTTAGATACTATTGATGATAAGAAGGAGCGTAAAAATGTGTTAGATCACTTAAGAAAAGACGGTAAAGAAGTCATTGCTATTTCAGAAGCTCAAATGCATCAGTTTGCTGGTAATATGTTACAAGTACAAGGTAAGGATGCTAAGTACTTAGTAATGAGTAAAGCTGCTCATGATAGTTTAAATGCAGATCAAATTTCAAAAATAGAAGCTCACTGCCAAATTTTAAGTAGCGACTTAACAACAATAGAAACGTGTGGTGGTGGAAGTGCGCGTTGTATGATGGCAGAAGTATTCTTGCCTCAAGCTTAA
- a CDS encoding SDR family oxidoreductase: MKILLTGANGYIGMRLLPLLLEKGHDITCAVRDKSRLSVDKETLKQIKIVEVDFLEEVNTSEFPQNFDAAYYLIHSMSASTSDFDEQEAKSAEHFNAYMAYANVTQVIYLSGIVNEENLSKHLESRKQVENTLYKGDFNLTVLRAAIIVGSGSSSFEIIRDLCEKLPLMVTPSWVKTKTQPIAIRDVLSFLTGVLGNTKCYNDSFDIGGPDVLTYKTMMKQYTEVRGLSLTIIDTPFLSPKLSSYWLYFVTSTSYKLALNLVDSMKIEVITKDTRLQELLDIQPINYKEAIRLAFEKIEQNQVVSSWKDSMISGRFSKSLNKYVQVPKYGCLKDAQQQETDHPERALERIWSIGGKTGWYYGNWLWKVRGYIDKLFGGVGLRRGRTHDTQIFTGDSLDFWRVLFADKDEKRLLLFAEMKIPGEAWLEFCIDENNIVHQTATFRPKGLWGRLYWYAMLPFHFFIFKNMLNKIVR, from the coding sequence ATGAAAATATTATTAACAGGCGCCAACGGCTACATTGGTATGCGATTGCTACCTCTACTATTAGAAAAAGGACATGATATTACGTGTGCCGTAAGAGACAAAAGCAGGTTGTCTGTTGATAAAGAGACGCTTAAACAAATTAAGATTGTAGAAGTAGATTTTTTAGAAGAGGTTAACACGTCAGAATTTCCACAAAATTTTGATGCTGCCTACTATTTAATACACTCTATGTCTGCCTCTACCTCAGATTTTGATGAACAAGAAGCTAAATCTGCAGAGCATTTTAATGCATATATGGCTTACGCAAATGTTACGCAAGTAATTTATTTAAGTGGAATTGTTAATGAGGAAAACTTATCCAAACACCTAGAGTCTAGAAAACAGGTTGAAAATACATTATATAAAGGTGATTTTAACCTAACTGTTTTGAGAGCTGCAATTATTGTTGGCTCAGGTAGTTCTTCGTTTGAGATTATAAGAGATTTATGTGAAAAACTTCCTCTAATGGTAACACCTAGTTGGGTAAAAACTAAAACGCAACCTATTGCTATTAGAGATGTACTTTCATTTTTAACTGGTGTTTTAGGCAATACTAAATGCTATAATGATTCTTTTGATATTGGCGGTCCAGATGTGTTGACTTACAAAACCATGATGAAACAATACACAGAAGTAAGAGGACTTAGCCTTACTATTATAGACACACCGTTTTTATCTCCAAAACTATCATCATATTGGCTATACTTTGTCACCTCTACATCTTATAAACTAGCTTTAAACCTAGTAGATAGTATGAAAATAGAAGTTATTACTAAAGACACAAGATTACAGGAACTATTAGATATACAGCCTATAAATTACAAAGAAGCCATACGCCTTGCTTTTGAAAAGATTGAACAAAATCAGGTTGTTTCTAGCTGGAAAGACTCTATGATTAGCGGTAGATTTTCTAAAAGCTTAAATAAATATGTACAGGTTCCTAAATACGGTTGCCTTAAGGATGCCCAGCAACAAGAAACAGATCATCCAGAAAGAGCTTTAGAACGCATTTGGTCTATTGGTGGAAAAACGGGTTGGTATTACGGCAATTGGCTTTGGAAAGTAAGAGGATATATTGACAAGCTTTTTGGAGGTGTTGGCTTAAGGCGTGGACGTACTCACGACACTCAAATATTTACTGGTGACTCGTTAGATTTTTGGCGAGTACTTTTTGCAGATAAAGACGAGAAACGTTTATTACTATTTGCCGAAATGAAAATACCTGGAGAAGCTTGGCTAGAATTCTGTATAGATGAAAATAACATAGTACACCAAACTGCGACATTTAGACCAAAAGGCCTTTGGGGCAGATTATATTGGTATGCTATGTTACCTTTTCATTTTTTTATCTTCAAAAATATGCTGAATAAGATTGTGAGGTAA
- a CDS encoding LPXTG cell wall anchor domain-containing protein produces MNNTLKFVLLIAGVVLIGYGLYTAITPEVSLDAGPLQVQAQGDNTQSYAMIGLGILALIGGIAFRKR; encoded by the coding sequence ATGAATAATACGCTTAAATTTGTGCTTTTAATTGCTGGAGTCGTTTTAATAGGATACGGTTTATATACAGCCATAACTCCAGAAGTTTCTTTAGATGCTGGTCCATTGCAAGTTCAGGCACAAGGAGATAATACACAATCTTATGCTATGATTGGCTTAGGTATTTTAGCACTAATTGGTGGTATTGCATTTAGAAAACGCTAA
- a CDS encoding dimethylarginine dimethylaminohydrolase family protein — protein sequence MLKLHVTNETSRLRAVVLGRAKSNGPAPTLEEAYDPKSKLHIKAGTYPKVEDMVEEMSAVASVFEKYDVKVYRPTVITDYNQIFSRDIAFVIDDKMVKANILPDRAKEIEAIEHVWSQVPKENRITLPEDAHVEGGDVMLYDDYIFIGTYRGEDYPNYITARTNMKAVKALTELFPNKTVKSFNLRKSNTIPQDNALHLDCCFQPVGKGKAIIHKNGFLEAEEYEWLVNFFGKDNIFEITKDEMFHMYSNIFSISEDVVISEKNFTRLNTWLRAQGITVEEVPYAEIAKQEGLLRCSTMPLIRD from the coding sequence ATGCTTAAACTACATGTTACAAATGAAACCTCTCGGTTAAGAGCAGTTGTATTAGGAAGAGCTAAAAGTAATGGACCTGCGCCAACACTTGAGGAAGCTTATGATCCTAAATCTAAACTACATATAAAGGCAGGCACTTACCCTAAGGTAGAAGATATGGTAGAGGAGATGAGTGCTGTAGCAAGCGTATTTGAGAAATACGATGTAAAGGTTTATCGTCCTACAGTGATAACAGATTACAATCAAATATTTTCTCGAGACATTGCATTTGTAATTGATGATAAAATGGTAAAAGCTAATATCTTACCAGATAGGGCTAAAGAAATTGAAGCTATTGAGCATGTATGGTCTCAGGTACCAAAAGAAAATAGAATAACACTTCCTGAAGATGCTCATGTCGAAGGCGGTGATGTTATGTTGTATGATGATTATATATTTATAGGAACATATAGAGGAGAAGACTATCCTAATTATATCACAGCGCGTACAAACATGAAAGCTGTTAAGGCACTAACAGAGTTATTTCCTAATAAAACAGTAAAATCGTTTAACCTAAGAAAATCTAACACCATTCCTCAAGATAATGCCCTGCATTTAGATTGTTGCTTTCAGCCAGTAGGAAAGGGAAAAGCGATTATTCATAAAAATGGGTTTTTAGAAGCAGAAGAATATGAATGGTTGGTAAATTTCTTCGGAAAAGACAATATTTTTGAAATAACCAAAGATGAAATGTTTCATATGTACAGCAACATTTTCAGCATTTCAGAAGATGTGGTTATTTCAGAAAAAAACTTTACAAGATTAAATACGTGGCTAAGGGCACAAGGAATTACTGTTGAAGAAGTGCCCTATGCAGAAATAGCAAAACAAGAAGGTTTATTGCGTTGTAGTACAATGCCGTTGATAAGAGATTAA
- a CDS encoding S8 family serine peptidase, which translates to MTSLPRLKKVYIISIKDDTLVTDFVNNTGITYFKEIDDDNNILTSTTTAVNNTQISIPNDYEDLLYGGNNASLELINAPLAWAITTGDSNILVGVVDSSYELNHPDLTGQIVNNIEVVPSNFSHGTAVASIIAANTDNNEGLSSLGRDLKLVTATCGGGGNNLVSGLEELADYPGVRVINCSWRICEGSPVKTYLDDVMDYVRTKDILVVASAGNGVQGDGTVKGCDSDGNGYGYPGSYDDAISVTGVGHRFSIGTLQDNIPGQTKSWIDVHRQLPDNPNNFASHTHNDKVNVSAPGIYVLSATETSNNQTGYTAGIGTSSSTPLASALAGLIFSINPNFTATQVKDIIESTTDNIYDIDLNQPYIGELGTGRINAYAAVLKAQCLTNPESGLDLAMQNSQLDNFEEPDTLTTQPYRSKDIWVRNQDDGLLVKEHQNPEYDSNNPNYVYVRVTNSSCDSSTGSDPLKLYWAKANTALSWPDHWDGSLTMTDPITGEDILMGDQIGTVNIPPLDIGQEAILTFEWLVPNPEDYENINPNPWHFCLLARIDTPNDPMTTPENDNIVLNVWNNNNIVWKNTTVVDVVENSSNYGGVVAVGNYSNQQQSFDLVFVKDANEKGKAIYEEAEVGLEMDTTLYNAWQDGGKSQSQLKSTKDDYKKILTTNNSKLGNIILDAGEIGTLYVSFNFFTNQSTSKDKFALSVLQQDATTGSLIGGEEYIINKKTSSSFRANAGEDQDIKKDEFIVLSATPINEDVTFNWYDQNNTLLYSGENVLVNPEFTSTYKLEVISNLNGFKDYDHVDITVNPFYLESLIPNPANNLVTVQYKVDEASSAYLSVVNTATGQHHNYILDTTQTSRLLDISNLSSGIYSIILVCDGEIQDSLNLSKL; encoded by the coding sequence ATGACTTCACTTCCTCGACTTAAAAAAGTATATATAATATCTATAAAAGATGATACTTTAGTGACTGACTTTGTTAATAACACAGGAATCACTTACTTTAAAGAGATAGATGATGATAATAATATATTAACTAGCACTACAACAGCAGTTAACAACACACAAATTTCGATACCAAATGATTACGAAGACTTACTTTATGGCGGCAATAATGCTTCTTTAGAATTAATTAATGCGCCATTAGCTTGGGCAATTACAACTGGTGATTCGAACATTTTGGTAGGAGTAGTAGACTCATCCTACGAGTTAAATCATCCCGATTTGACCGGGCAAATAGTTAACAATATTGAAGTCGTGCCAAGTAATTTTTCTCACGGAACAGCTGTAGCGAGCATCATAGCAGCAAATACCGATAACAATGAAGGACTATCAAGTCTTGGTAGAGATTTAAAGTTAGTAACTGCTACCTGTGGAGGTGGAGGTAACAATCTAGTTTCGGGTTTGGAAGAATTGGCAGATTATCCTGGTGTAAGAGTAATTAACTGTAGTTGGCGTATTTGCGAAGGCTCTCCTGTCAAAACTTATCTGGACGATGTTATGGATTATGTCCGTACAAAAGACATTTTAGTTGTAGCAAGTGCAGGCAATGGTGTTCAGGGAGATGGTACTGTAAAGGGTTGCGATTCAGACGGCAATGGTTATGGATATCCTGGCTCCTATGATGATGCGATTTCTGTTACAGGCGTTGGCCATAGATTTTCTATAGGCACTTTACAGGACAATATTCCTGGCCAAACTAAATCTTGGATTGACGTTCATAGGCAGCTACCTGACAACCCTAACAATTTTGCATCTCATACGCACAATGACAAAGTCAATGTTTCAGCTCCTGGTATTTACGTGCTATCTGCCACGGAAACATCCAACAATCAAACTGGATATACTGCAGGTATCGGTACGTCGTCATCAACGCCACTTGCTTCAGCACTGGCTGGATTAATTTTCTCCATTAATCCAAATTTCACAGCAACACAAGTTAAAGATATTATTGAATCTACGACAGATAACATATATGACATAGATTTAAATCAACCCTATATTGGCGAATTAGGAACAGGTCGCATCAATGCCTATGCTGCTGTTTTAAAAGCGCAATGTTTAACCAACCCTGAAAGCGGACTCGATCTTGCAATGCAAAATTCTCAACTCGACAATTTTGAAGAACCCGACACCTTAACAACACAACCATACCGAAGCAAGGATATATGGGTACGCAATCAAGATGATGGATTATTAGTAAAGGAGCATCAGAATCCTGAATATGACTCTAACAACCCCAATTACGTTTACGTAAGAGTAACCAATAGCAGTTGCGATAGCTCTACAGGATCAGATCCCTTAAAGCTCTATTGGGCTAAAGCCAACACAGCTTTATCTTGGCCAGACCATTGGGATGGCAGTTTAACAATGACAGATCCTATTACAGGAGAAGATATTCTTATGGGTGACCAGATTGGAACAGTTAACATTCCACCTTTAGATATTGGGCAGGAAGCCATATTGACTTTTGAATGGCTAGTGCCTAATCCCGAAGATTATGAAAATATCAACCCCAATCCCTGGCATTTTTGCCTTTTGGCTCGCATAGATACGCCTAACGACCCTATGACTACCCCTGAAAACGACAATATTGTCTTGAATGTGTGGAACAACAATAATATTGTATGGAAAAACACTACTGTTGTAGATGTCGTTGAAAATAGTTCTAATTATGGTGGTGTAGTCGCTGTGGGTAATTACAGTAATCAACAACAATCATTTGATCTCGTTTTTGTTAAAGATGCCAACGAAAAAGGGAAAGCTATTTATGAAGAAGCAGAAGTAGGTTTAGAAATGGACACCACCTTATATAATGCTTGGCAAGATGGTGGAAAAAGCCAATCGCAACTAAAATCTACCAAAGATGATTATAAGAAAATTCTCACCACCAACAATTCTAAACTAGGCAACATTATATTAGACGCTGGAGAAATTGGGACGTTATACGTTTCCTTCAACTTTTTTACTAACCAATCTACATCAAAGGATAAATTTGCATTAAGTGTTTTGCAACAGGATGCAACTACAGGTTCTCTTATTGGTGGTGAAGAATACATTATAAACAAAAAAACCAGCAGTAGTTTTAGGGCGAATGCCGGTGAAGATCAAGATATAAAAAAGGATGAGTTTATAGTACTTAGTGCTACACCCATAAATGAGGATGTCACTTTCAATTGGTATGACCAAAATAATACACTCCTCTATTCTGGTGAAAATGTATTGGTTAATCCCGAATTCACTTCAACCTATAAATTAGAAGTGATTTCAAACCTCAACGGATTTAAAGATTATGACCATGTAGACATTACTGTTAATCCTTTTTATCTCGAAAGTCTAATACCCAATCCTGCAAACAACCTAGTTACAGTGCAATATAAAGTCGATGAGGCAAGTTCTGCTTACCTATCAGTAGTTAATACTGCAACAGGACAACATCACAACTATATACTCGATACCACTCAAACCAGTAGACTTTTAGATATTTCTAATTTGAGTTCGGGGATTTACAGTATAATACTAGTGTGTGATGGCGAAATTCAAGACTCATTAAATCTTTCAAAACTATAA